In the genome of Macrobrachium nipponense isolate FS-2020 chromosome 42, ASM1510439v2, whole genome shotgun sequence, one region contains:
- the LOC135213369 gene encoding uncharacterized protein LOC135213369, whose translation MRHHRILCDKDQTRKQSKNKQSGVQVGTLSVNEQDKPNKSGKQSILPIATIPLKGKKGRMERLRGLLDTCAERTFIKRSALERLQYRSKGVEKIALRGYLTSKPVHEYEMISVAIPHKDKLIIMDCIVVDELPEYAKKFDVKRSLKSLCKTEISLADKDFDLPVENQSTIELLIGVDNVYNILHPGFKRVRNLILLPTIFGYVVTGTCTRETHVTILKLAVQTEEIEATHNENPKTDLDALWSLDRLGIDCSELREQDQRVLKDFETTIIYSETDKRYVVALPWRTNRFRLKTNFGLAMSRLRQQTIKFQKDVDYLGHFQKILQEQEDRGFIEKVIYNKSDVDCHYLAHHGMLKE comes from the coding sequence ATGAGACATCATCGCATCTTGTGTGATAAAGACCAAACAAGAAAGCAAAGCAAGAATAAACAAAGTGGTGTACAAGTGGGAACGCTATCAGTAAATGAGCAGGACAAACCAAATAAGTCAGGTAAGCAATCCATATTACCAATAGCAACAAttcccctgaaagggaagaaaggtCGCATGGAACGACTTAGAGGGCTGTTGGATACTTGTGCCGAGAGAacgttcattaaaagatcagctcTAGAGAGACTGCAATATAGGTCCAAAGGAGTTGAAAAGATAGCCTTGAGAGGTTATCTAACTAGTAAACCTGTTCATGAATACGAGATGATAAGCGTCGCCATACCACATAAAGATAAGTTGATAATAATGGACTGCATAGTGGTGGATGAGCTGCCAGAATATGCGAAGAAATTCGACGTTAAGAGAAGTTTGAAGTCGTTATGTAAAACTGAGATCAGCTTGGCTGATAAAGATTTCGATTTGCCTGTTGAGAATCAATCAACTATTGAATTGTTAATAGGGGTtgataatgtttacaatattttgcATCCAGGGTTCAAAAGGGTTAGAAACTTGATATTGCTGCCGACCATATTCGGTTATGTGGTGACAGGCACATGCACTAGGGAGACTCATGTGACAATTTTGAAGCTAGCTGTACAAACTGAAGAAATTGAAGCTACTCATAATGAAAATCCCAAGACTGATCTGGACGCATTGTGGAGTTTGGACAGATTGGGAATAGATTGCAGTGAGTTGCGAGAACAAGACCAGAGGGTCTTAAAGGACTTTGAGACCACTATAATCTATTCTGAAACTGATAAACGGTATGTTGTGGCGTTGCCATGGAGAACCAATAGATTCAGATTGAAGACAAATTTTGGTTTAGCCATGAGTAGACTTCGACAGCAGACCATCAAGTTTCAGAAGGATGTGGATTACTTGGGTCATTTTCAGAAAATCTTGCAAGAGCAAGAAGATAGAGGATTCATTGAGAAGGTGATCTATAATAAATCTGATGTGGATTGTCATTACTTGGCACATCATGGAATGCTTAAAGAATAG